In one Rhinopithecus roxellana isolate Shanxi Qingling chromosome 1, ASM756505v1, whole genome shotgun sequence genomic region, the following are encoded:
- the IQCF3 gene encoding IQ domain-containing protein F3: MGSKCCKGGPDEDVVERQRQRKLLLAQLHHRKRVKAAGKIQAWWRGVLVRRTLLVAALRAWMIQCWWRTLVQRRIHQRQQALLRVYVIQEQAVVKLQSCIRMWQCRQCYRQMCNSLRLFQVPESSLAFQTDSFLQVQYAIPSKQPEFHIEILSI, encoded by the exons ATGGGCAGTAAATGCTGT AAAGGTGGTCCAGATGAAGATGTGGTAGAAAGACAGAGGCAGCGGAAG TTGCTTCTTGCACAACTGCATCACAGAAAAAGGGTGAAGGCGGCTGGGAAGatccaggcctggtggcgtgGGGTCCTGGTGCGCAGGACCCTGCTGGTCGCTGCCCTCAGGGCCTGGATGATTCAGTGCTGGTGGAGGACGCTGGTGCAGAGACGGATCCATCAACGGCAGCAGGCCCTGTTGAGGGTCTATGTCATCCAGGAGCAGGCAGTGGTCAAGCTCCAGTCCTGCATCCGCATGTGGCAGTGCCGGCAATGTTACCGCCAAATGTGCAATTCTCTCCGCTTGTTCCAGGTCCCAGAGAGCAGCCTTGCCTTCCAGACTGATAGCTTTTTACAGGTCCAATATGCAATCCCTTCAAAGCAGCCAGAGTTCCACATTGAAATCCTATCAATCTGA